A genomic window from Anolis carolinensis isolate JA03-04 unplaced genomic scaffold, rAnoCar3.1.pri scaffold_13, whole genome shotgun sequence includes:
- the LOC134294169 gene encoding uncharacterized protein LOC134294169 yields MFMFPTVKVPGDTTKSLVCSFRSGCGELTLSQEYGHHPAVAVRCNMQVEDEELLGAGGGRSERATPETDAEFHQLAALASSTAYAQPNGVTQRRGVVRGDSTGGEEGSPSPGPQKMVFLEERMSAMETTLAVMSRAMERLAVLAEPERGRELRASSMWDVSMGSSQGFADLPAPKGREMRKEPGARPKIQTSLTRVEESDDEGEKPPRIPATLPTETLVPLANAGRGTGQREAAAGPTGPQGGLRRAEDWGLPPQGPLPRREELRIEFGGESSELDFFLTTVRGYMEDNAHTFRTESSRVRAIGAVLKRGAASWYVQLHARRDPCLGSLRRFMGALETRFRDPLEQIRAREELKTVSQGQRSVSEYAEEFQCLAEKVPEWSAVTKIELFKEGLRREILSWAVHRDEPDTLRGWIQLAGRIETSLAQARRHRGGLQQRPQMKEGSRKEGSTPAGRRTEPTGNVSTSRRGCFVCGRLGHRAAECWQRKGEGGGPPKPRAVAGKRAEEEPPMRHHSGGLDEGEEDAMSEPCY; encoded by the exons atgttcatgtttcctacagtaaaagttcctggtgataccacaaagagtctcgtgtgttcattcaggagcggctgtggtgagctgacactaagccaagaatacggacaccatcccgctgtagcggtgaggtgtaacatgcaagtggaggatgaagagctcttgggcgccggaggaggaaggtcggaaagggccactcccgagacggacgctgagttccaccagctggcggccctggcgtcatccaccgcttatgcccagccaaatggggtaacccagaggcgcggagtggtgcggggagatagcaccggaggagaggaaggttcaccttccccaggcccgcaaaagatggtgtttctggaggagaggatgtcggcgatggagaccaccctggcagtgatgtcgagggcgatggagcgcctggcggttttggcggagccggagcgaggaagggaactccgggctagctcaatgtgggacgtgagcatgggaagcagccagggctttgcagacctcccagcaccgaagggaagggaaatgcgaaaggagcccggtgcccggcccaagatccaaacgagcctgacgcgggtggaggagagtgacgacgaaggggaaaagcctccgagaatcccggctacgctcccaactgagaccctggtgcccctggcgaatgccgggcgtggcacaggacaaagggaagcagcagcggggcccactggcccgcaagggggcttgcgacgggcggaggattggggattgccaccacagggacccctaccgagacgagaggaactaaggatcgagtttgggggagagtcctctgaactggattttttcctgaccacggtgaggggctatatggaggacaatgcccacacttttagaacggaatccagccgggtacgggccattggtgcagtgttgaagaggggagcggccagctggtacgttcaactacacgcgcggcgcgacccatgtctggggtcactccgacgctttatgggggccctggagacccgtttccgagatccactggagcagatccgggcgagggaggagttgaagaccgtctcccaggggcagaggtcggtatctgagtatgcggaggagttccaatgcctcgctgaaaaggtgccggaatggtctgcagtgacaaagatagaactcttcaaagaggggctcaggcgggagatcctctcctgggcggtgcatcgtgatgagcctgacacactgcgcggatggattcagctggcggggcgcatcgagacatcgctggcccaggcgaggaggcaccgaggagggctacagcagcggccgcagatgaaagaggggagccggaaggagggatcaaccccagccgggaggagaacggagccgacagggaacgtgagcaccagcaggaggggctgcttcgtgtgcggccgtttgggccacagggctgccgagtgctggcagagaaaaggggaaggcggagggccgcccaaaccaagagccgtggcagggaaacgcgccgaggaagaaccaccgatgaggcaccactcgggggggttg gacgaaggggaggaggacgccatgtcagaaccctgctactag